A genomic segment from Deinococcus sp. YIM 77859 encodes:
- a CDS encoding ParA family protein produces the protein MKTLGVVNQKGGVGKTTTAINLAAYLAAGGRRVLLLDMDPQANATSGLGLRGAKQGLYEALGQPGRVAEFIQPTSQPGLDLLPATPDLAGAGVELADDPDALARLLASVQDYDLAFVDAPPSLGPLTVNVLAAADALLIPVQAEYYALEGLAGLMETVGRVQGGLNPRLQVLGVVITMFDGRTNLAQEVETMVRQHFGELVFWSVVPRNVRLSEAPSFAKPIHAFAPLSSGAAAYKRLSEEVIQRVQKI, from the coding sequence GTGAAGACCCTCGGAGTCGTGAATCAGAAGGGCGGGGTAGGGAAGACGACCACCGCCATCAACCTCGCCGCCTACCTCGCGGCGGGGGGACGCCGGGTGCTGCTGCTCGACATGGACCCCCAGGCGAATGCCACCAGCGGGCTTGGGCTGCGCGGCGCGAAGCAAGGCCTCTATGAGGCGCTGGGGCAGCCTGGCCGGGTGGCTGAATTCATCCAACCGACCTCCCAGCCGGGCCTCGACCTGCTGCCTGCCACCCCTGACCTGGCTGGGGCAGGCGTGGAGCTGGCCGATGACCCGGATGCTCTGGCGCGGCTTTTGGCGAGCGTGCAGGACTATGACCTCGCCTTTGTCGACGCGCCGCCCAGCCTGGGCCCCCTGACGGTGAATGTGTTGGCCGCCGCAGACGCGCTGCTGATTCCCGTGCAGGCCGAGTATTACGCGCTAGAGGGCCTGGCCGGGCTGATGGAGACGGTGGGGCGGGTGCAGGGCGGCTTAAATCCTCGGCTTCAGGTGCTGGGCGTGGTGATCACGATGTTTGACGGGCGCACGAACCTCGCGCAGGAGGTCGAGACGATGGTGCGGCAGCACTTCGGAGAACTGGTGTTTTGGTCGGTGGTGCCGCGCAATGTTCGTCTTTCAGAGGCGCCCAGCTTTGCCAAACCCATCCATGCCTTTGCGCCCCTATCGAGCGGAGCCGCCGCCTACAAGCGCCTCAGTGAGGAGGTGATCCAGCGTGTCCAAAAAATCTAG